GAGCCTCGCTCGCTCCACCCGATCGGCGGCGATCGGGTTATTTACCTCAGCCTGCTCAGGCAAGATGCCCCTCACCGCACCATGCGCGACACCGATGCGGAGATAGTCCGACGGAGACTCCATACGGTCAAGATCATCGCTTAAATCGCGGCCAGCATATCGTGCCCGTAGGGGAGCCGGAAGTACCGCTGTCTTACATCCATCCAAGAACACCGGAACAGCCGTCGCCATGAAGATGACCTCTTCGCTAAAGTTTGAGGCGTCGGTAAGCTGATCCCAGATCCCATGAGGAACCGCCGGATCGTGATTACCTGGCAGAAGAAGCCAGGGCCCCTGGTAAGTACGCATCGCACGGGCCAGCCGTTGTAGAGAGATCCGATCCGGGTGCGCGAATTCGAACACGTCGCCAGCGACCAAGACGAAGTCGACGGCTTCGTCGGCCGCAAGCTCCGCAATTCGTTGGACCGCCCCCACCCTGGCATCTTTGAGGTACAGCGATCTCTCACCCAAGAAGTGGAAGGTCTCGCCTATCTGCCAGTCGGCAGTATGTAAAAATTTGACCATCGAGACCCTCCTCGCATCGACGAACTCTAGATGAGCCTAATCCAGGGCATCCGGGCAGAACCTAGCCAAGTAGTCAACCAGGTCGCTTGAGGTTCCGAAACACAAGAGAAAGGGCATCAAGAAGCGCCTTGCGATCATTCGCGCTGAGACCGGCGGTTATCTCCTGCTCATGACGCCAAGCGAGAGCAGTGGCTCGTT
This genomic interval from Ferrimicrobium acidiphilum DSM 19497 contains the following:
- a CDS encoding metallophosphoesterase family protein, with amino-acid sequence MVKFLHTADWQIGETFHFLGERSLYLKDARVGAVQRIAELAADEAVDFVLVAGDVFEFAHPDRISLQRLARAMRTYQGPWLLLPGNHDPAVPHGIWDQLTDASNFSEEVIFMATAVPVFLDGCKTAVLPAPLRARYAGRDLSDDLDRMESPSDYLRIGVAHGAVRGILPEQAEVNNPIAADRVERARLDYLALGDWHGFYRINERTFYSGTPETDRFTQNDSGSVAIVEIAGPGELPVVSQHRTSHFVWHEKVVNIGGPMDLDRLEHELQGFGESDVVKLTIRGYVDLEGLQSLGVLEEDMRARVQVLDWDADGVELAPSDEEIASLALQGVNGLVLERLFERRASLDRGVFRRAVIELLALDEVR